Proteins encoded together in one Hydrogenobacter hydrogenophilus window:
- a CDS encoding anaerobic ribonucleoside-triphosphate reductase activating protein — MIGGFQKFTLIDYPEKLACIVFTQGCNFRCHYCYNPDLVLPDRFKNTLREEEVLSFLEKRVGLLEGVVITGGEPTINVGLKDFIKKVKDLSFLVKLDTNGSMPQVLEELIKEGLVDYIAMDIKAPPEKYADVVGAHVNLKDIDRSVRLIMSSGVDYEFRTTVIKDQLSVQDIVSIAKWIRSAKRYYLQKFLPGKTLDPTFAYKNTYSDEELRSILSLIKDNFFECAIR; from the coding sequence ATGATAGGTGGATTTCAAAAATTTACTCTTATAGACTATCCGGAAAAATTGGCGTGTATTGTGTTTACTCAGGGTTGTAATTTTCGGTGTCACTATTGTTATAACCCAGACCTTGTTCTCCCTGATCGTTTCAAAAATACCTTGAGGGAGGAAGAAGTTTTATCCTTTCTTGAGAAGAGGGTGGGTCTACTTGAAGGTGTTGTCATTACAGGTGGAGAGCCTACGATAAATGTCGGACTGAAAGATTTCATTAAAAAGGTCAAAGATCTTTCTTTTCTTGTAAAGCTCGATACCAACGGAAGCATGCCCCAAGTGTTAGAAGAGCTTATAAAGGAAGGGCTCGTTGATTATATAGCTATGGATATCAAGGCACCTCCTGAGAAGTACGCAGATGTAGTTGGTGCTCACGTTAACCTAAAGGACATAGACAGAAGCGTGCGCTTGATAATGAGCTCAGGTGTGGATTATGAGTTTAGAACCACCGTAATAAAAGATCAGTTATCCGTACAGGACATAGTTAGTATAGCCAAGTGGATAAGATCCGCCAAAAGGTACTATCTTCAGAAGTTTCTCCCGGGCAAGACCCTTGACCCCACCTTTGCTTACAAAAACACTTACTCGGACGAGGAACTAAGAAGCATACTGTCTCTGATAAAGGATAACTTTTTTGAGTGTGCAATAAGATAG